The sequence below is a genomic window from Nitrospira sp..
TCCTCGCTGACGATGCACCCAGGCGTCGGCGAGCCCTCTTGCTTGATCCCTTTTCCTTTCAACGCGTCCAACACGGCGGGAAGTGCTCGTGAATCGCCGATCATGCCCAGGGAGGCAATGGCATGCCGCTTCACGGCTCCGTCTTTCATCGCTTCCATCAGCGCGTTGATTGCCCGGGCGTCGCCGATCATCCCGAGCGCAATCGTGGCATCTTCACGAACGGCGCGATCAGAATCTTTCAGCGCAGTAATCAGGGCATCGACCACCTTGGCATCGCGGACCCAGGTTTTGCCGATTTGATAGTCGGTCGTCATCCCCCCTAGCGCGCGGGCGGCGTGACATCGAACCACAAAGTCTTTGTCCTTTAAGCTGTCAATCAGCGGATCGACGGAAGGCTGCCCGATATACACCAGCGCGGTTCCCGCGGTTTCGCGCACAATCTTAGATGAATCTCGGAACAGTTTGACCAAGGCCGGAACAGCCTTCGGATCGGTGATCCTGCCCAGTGCTTCCGCAGCAGCGCTCTTAACCGCCCCATCACGATCGCGACACGTGAGGATCAGGGCATCGACCGATTGTGGGTCTCCCATCTTGCCGGCAGCTTTCGCGGCATGTTCACGTACGCGCCAACGTTCGTCTTTCAGACTTGTCAGCAGGCGGTCGAGTACACTTGGGCCCATTCGCACTGTTGCGTCCACCGCTTGATCGCGAACTTCCATGATGGGATCGTTGAACAGCCCGATCAAGGCTTCGAGGGCTTTCGGCCCTCCGATTTTTGACACCGCACAACCGGCGTGAGCCCGAACGGACCAGAAGTCATCGCTGCACGCGCCGATCAGCGCATCCAAGGTAGCGGGGTCACCCAGGTCAGCCAGGGTCTTTGCCGCTTCCTCTCGGGTGGCATCGTCCACGTCTTCAAGGGCTTCTAAGAGATCTTCGAGAACGTCAGCCATGGTTAGGGGTCTGCTCGTAGTACGGGTCAGGTTGTCCACCGTGAGGGTATGTCCGTTTGCACAGGACTACCAGGGTCGCGGTTCCTCGGCCTTGGACGCATTGGTCCAATGACGCTGAGAAATCAAGCGTGCCGTTCAGATTAACGGTAAAGGGAAAGTCAAAGGTAAAGCTGATGAACTTATACTTTCCCGGCCGTAACGGTAATTCACGACGTTCCGATGTCTTCGGGGCATCCAATGACTCGGGATCAGAGTTCCAGATGGAAGGGGTGATCCCCGGCACTTGCCACCATGAAGTCGGTACC
It includes:
- a CDS encoding HEAT repeat domain-containing protein produces the protein MADVLEDLLEALEDVDDATREEAAKTLADLGDPATLDALIGACSDDFWSVRAHAGCAVSKIGGPKALEALIGLFNDPIMEVRDQAVDATVRMGPSVLDRLLTSLKDERWRVREHAAKAAGKMGDPQSVDALILTCRDRDGAVKSAAAEALGRITDPKAVPALVKLFRDSSKIVRETAGTALVYIGQPSVDPLIDSLKDKDFVVRCHAARALGGMTTDYQIGKTWVRDAKVVDALITALKDSDRAVREDATIALGMIGDARAINALMEAMKDGAVKRHAIASLGMIGDSRALPAVLDALKGKGIKQEGSPTPGCIVSEDAFIKEAAATALGQFRDARVIPDLIMLLKDGVLREKAAAALTVIGDSAIEPLIAFLYDPKASEVEAEQERVLSYASVRLTAKDALKQITLETLEKLGWTPLDEAVEISSSQADNLRIDRPLGQTGRFGPSGDIV